From a single Rosa rugosa chromosome 7, drRosRugo1.1, whole genome shotgun sequence genomic region:
- the LOC133722551 gene encoding replication factor C subunit 3 isoform X1, with translation MLWVDKYRPKTLDQAMVHQDTAQNLKKLVAEQDCPHLLFYGPSGSGKKTLIIALIRQIFGPSADKVKVENRTWKVDAGSRTIDIELTTLSSTNHIELNPSDAGFQDRYIVQEIIKEMAKNRPIDTKGKKGYKILVLNEVDKLSREAQHSLRRTMEKYSAYCRLILCCNSSSKVTEAIRSRCLNVRINAPADEQIVKALEFIGKKEGLQLPSGFAAHIAEKSNRSLRRAILSLETCHVQQYPFTSNQIIPSMDWEEYVSEIVSDIMKEQSPKRLYLVRQKLYELLVNCIPPEIILKRLLYELLKKLDAELKHEVCHWAAYYEHRMRLGQKAIFHLEAFVAKFMSIYKAFLIAAFG, from the exons ATGCTGTGGGTAGACAAGTACAGACCCAAAACCCTAGACCAGGCAATGGTCCACCAAGACACGGCGCAAAACCTCAAGAAACTT GTCGCGGAGCAGGACTGCCCCCATTTGCTCTTTTACGGGCCTTCCGGCTCCGGCAAGAAAACCCTAATCATCGCCCTTATTCGTCAGATTTTCGGACCCAGCGCCGACAAG GTGAAGGTGGAAAACAGGACATGGAAAGTTGAT GCTGGGAGTAGAACCATTGACATAGAGCTGACTACATTATCAAGCACCAATCACATTGAACTCAACCCCAGTGATGCAGGCTTTCAGGACAGATACATTGTTCAAGAGATAATTAAGGAAATGGCTAAAAATAGACCCATTGACACAAAAGGGAAAAAAGGATATAAAA TCTTGGTGTTGAATGAAGTTGACAAACTTTCAAGAGAAGCACAGCATTCTCTTCGAAGAACTATGGAGAAATATAGTGCTTATTGCCGCCTAATACTATGCTGTAACAGTTCTTCAAAGGTTACTGAAGCAATCCGATCACGGTGTCTAAATGTGCGAATAAATGCACCAGCAGATGAACAG ATTGTTAAGGCATTGGAGTTCATTGGAAAGAAAGAAGGGCTTCAACTTCCTTCTGGATTTGCTGCTCATATAGCTGAAAAATCAAACAGGAGCTTAAGGAGAGCTATATTGTCTCTAGAAACTTGTCATGTTCAACA GTATCCCTTTACAAGTAACCAAATAATTCCCTCAATGGATTGGGAGGAATATGTTTCAGAAATTGTATCTGATATAATGAAGGAGCAGAGTCCAAAAAG GCTTTATCTGGTGCGGCAAAAGTTGTATGAGCTACTTGTTAATTGTATCCCTCCAGAGATCATTCTTAAG AGGCTGCTTTATGAGTTATTGAAGAAATTGGATGCAGAATTGAAGCATGAGGTCTGCCATTGGGCAGCATATTAT
- the LOC133722551 gene encoding replication factor C subunit 3 isoform X2: protein MLWVDKYRPKTLDQAMVHQDTAQNLKKLVAEQDCPHLLFYGPSGSGKKTLIIALIRQIFGPSADKVKVENRTWKVDAGSRTIDIELTTLSSTNHIELNPSDAGFQDRYIVQEIIKEMAKNRPIDTKGKKGYKILVLNEVDKLSREAQHSLRRTMEKYSAYCRLILCCNSSSKVTEAIRSRCLNVRINAPADEQIVKALEFIGKKEGLQLPSGFAAHIAEKSNRSLRRAILSLETCHVQQYPFTSNQIIPSMDWEEYVSEIVSDIMKEQSPKRLYLVRQKLYELLVNCIPPEIILKRLLYELLKKLDAELKHEVCHWAAYYNTRKYCGCGTTISSTTE from the exons ATGCTGTGGGTAGACAAGTACAGACCCAAAACCCTAGACCAGGCAATGGTCCACCAAGACACGGCGCAAAACCTCAAGAAACTT GTCGCGGAGCAGGACTGCCCCCATTTGCTCTTTTACGGGCCTTCCGGCTCCGGCAAGAAAACCCTAATCATCGCCCTTATTCGTCAGATTTTCGGACCCAGCGCCGACAAG GTGAAGGTGGAAAACAGGACATGGAAAGTTGAT GCTGGGAGTAGAACCATTGACATAGAGCTGACTACATTATCAAGCACCAATCACATTGAACTCAACCCCAGTGATGCAGGCTTTCAGGACAGATACATTGTTCAAGAGATAATTAAGGAAATGGCTAAAAATAGACCCATTGACACAAAAGGGAAAAAAGGATATAAAA TCTTGGTGTTGAATGAAGTTGACAAACTTTCAAGAGAAGCACAGCATTCTCTTCGAAGAACTATGGAGAAATATAGTGCTTATTGCCGCCTAATACTATGCTGTAACAGTTCTTCAAAGGTTACTGAAGCAATCCGATCACGGTGTCTAAATGTGCGAATAAATGCACCAGCAGATGAACAG ATTGTTAAGGCATTGGAGTTCATTGGAAAGAAAGAAGGGCTTCAACTTCCTTCTGGATTTGCTGCTCATATAGCTGAAAAATCAAACAGGAGCTTAAGGAGAGCTATATTGTCTCTAGAAACTTGTCATGTTCAACA GTATCCCTTTACAAGTAACCAAATAATTCCCTCAATGGATTGGGAGGAATATGTTTCAGAAATTGTATCTGATATAATGAAGGAGCAGAGTCCAAAAAG GCTTTATCTGGTGCGGCAAAAGTTGTATGAGCTACTTGTTAATTGTATCCCTCCAGAGATCATTCTTAAG AGGCTGCTTTATGAGTTATTGAAGAAATTGGATGCAGAATTGAAGCATGAGGTCTGCCATTGGGCAGCATATTAT